GCTTGGATAAGTATTCTTGTTATAGTGGCTGGAGCAATTCTTAAATTTTTAACGAGCCCTCCAAGTGCTCTGGTTGGATGGTTCTTAAGTAAATTTGAACTGCACCCAAAACTTGATTCAAAAGATATTACTGTAACAATTAACGGTAATCCATTAGAAGCGGAAGAAAAAGATAAATTTACGGACTACTTTAATGAAGCACAGTTCTTAAATCGTAATCCTATATTCCAGGGAAATGAAGAATTATATCTAAATCCAGATACGGAAGTTATTCCATTTATTATCAACATAAAAAGGCGAAGCAAGGAAATTAATTTCTTTGTTTATAATGACAATAAAGATGACCACATTTTTGTAGTCAAGCAGAAGAAGAAAAAAGTTGCATCTTATAACCTTAGATCTTTATATCTGCAACAATTTGCATCTTCATACCGAATAAATG
This region of Oceanobacillus sp. FSL K6-2867 genomic DNA includes:
- a CDS encoding YfmQ family protein; this encodes MAWISILVIVAGAILKFLTSPPSALVGWFLSKFELHPKLDSKDITVTINGNPLEAEEKDKFTDYFNEAQFLNRNPIFQGNEELYLNPDTEVIPFIINIKRRSKEINFFVYNDNKDDHIFVVKQKKKKVASYNLRSLYLQQFASSYRINETA